The following are encoded together in the Hemicordylus capensis ecotype Gifberg chromosome 4, rHemCap1.1.pri, whole genome shotgun sequence genome:
- the FBXO15 gene encoding F-box only protein 15 isoform X2 gives MATGRGWILRQHSIGIGYLRPAEPASSSVGQAPSPPEPPQANPRSVLVGAPAWDSMPSEILLKIFSYLDALSLLCSGCVNKQFYQLSNDNSIWFKIYSKCFPPKRKLWKIESVQKPAVPLSLLELGFWKKEYIVKKIAAGKDDIIQLLKPINTYTGLPVKTKEAIKISGLKWVIILKDKNGKEHVMRHRDIFFNETSVTVFWYSIQWPSLASLSSLQLCGVTPVLLGEDDACFKNGPRRRSLISEYEMANLTKNWLIGHDALVELYRVDHELLVGLWKKSEIAFVMASLHYHQLIERSTLGSATTRYTAAPHKVILDDSDPEYGMHSYQLHIDMHSRGNTYMCSTFRSLFCRKDYIRNGYLRLKVISLKNNSQHLPLVEMAGFSWKTDALGGSVQNCFIMDVTVLDDSQKPFWCFSAPVNMELSSKRSTLYEYLGPSYFLKHTDSTGEVYVELVWMEETKEYYIVNLVLYLSTQKVNSWFGTDY, from the exons ATGGCGACAGGACGCGGCTGGATTTTGAGGCAGCACAGCATAGGAATAGGATACCTTCGCCCGGCGGAGCCTGCCTCCTCCAGCGTGGGCCAGGCGCCCTCCCCTCCAGAGCCACCACAGGCTAATCCCCGCTCAGTCCTCGTCGGCGCCCCCGCTTGGGATAG CATGCCATCAGAGATACTGTTGAAGATATTCTCCTACTTAGATGCTCTGTCCTTGCTGTGTTCTGGCTGTGTGAATAAACAATTTTATCAGCTGTCCAATGACAA TTCGATCTGGTTCAAAATATATTCCAAATGTTTCCCCCCTAAAAGAAAGCTATGGAAGATTGAATCAGTCCAGAAGCCAGCGGTCCCATTGAGCCTTCTTGAGTTAGGATTTTGGAAGAAAGAGTACATTGTGAAAAAAATAGCTGCTGGCAAAGATGATATAATTCAGCTATTGAAGCCCATAAATACTTATACTGGCCTTCCGGTTAAAACTAAAGAAGCCATAAA GATATCTGGTTTGAAATGGGTGATCATACTGAAGGACAAAAATGGAAAGGAACATGTAATGCGTCATAGAGACATCTTTTTTAATGAGACGTCTGTTACTGTATTCTGGTATAGTATACAGTGGCCTTCTTTAGCTTCCTTGTCAAGTTTACAGTTATGTGGAGTGACACCAGTACTTCTAGGTGAGGATGACGCTTGCTTCAAGAATGG TCCTAGGCGCCGTTCCTTAATTTCTGAATATGAGATGGCTAATCTGACTAAAAATTGGTTGATTGGTCATGACGCTCTTGTTGAACTTTACCGTGTTGACCATGAACTCTTGGTGGGACTTTGGAAG AAAAGTGAAATTGCTTTTGTTATGGCAAGTCTTCATTACCATCAGCTCATTGAGAGAAGCACCCTTGGCTCGGCTACAAC gaGGTATACTGCAGCCCCACATAAGGTTATCTTGGATGATAGTGACCCAGAGTATGGCATGCACAGCTATCAGCTGCACATCGACATGCACAGTAGAGGAAATACTTACATGTGTAGCACATTCCGTAGTTTGTTTTGTAGAAAAG ATTACATTAGAAATGGATACTTGAGGCTTAAAGTGATAAGTCTCAAAAATAATTCACAACATCTACCTCTTGTTGAAATGGCTGGTTTCTCATGGAAAACAGATGCACTTGGTGGCAGTGTTCAG AATTGTTTCATTATGGATGTGACTGTTTTGGATGATTCACAAAAGCCGTTTTGGTGTTTTAGTGCCCCAGTCAATATGGAACTCTCTTCAAAACGATCAACCCTCTATGAGTATTTGGGACCCAGCTATTTTCTGAAGCATACTGATTCAACTGGAGAAGTATATGTGGAGCTGGTGTGGATGGAAGAAACAAAAGAATACTATATAGTCAATCTGGTCCTCTATTTGAGCACCCAAAAAGTGAATAGCTGGTTTGGCACAGATTATTGA
- the FBXO15 gene encoding F-box only protein 15 isoform X1 — MATGRGWILRQHSIGIGYLRPAEPASSSVGQAPSPPEPPQANPRSVLVGAPAWDSAKLKCSPITGMQLSKIKEMHICMRHRKSSMKSNSTIGIDSMPSEILLKIFSYLDALSLLCSGCVNKQFYQLSNDNSIWFKIYSKCFPPKRKLWKIESVQKPAVPLSLLELGFWKKEYIVKKIAAGKDDIIQLLKPINTYTGLPVKTKEAIKISGLKWVIILKDKNGKEHVMRHRDIFFNETSVTVFWYSIQWPSLASLSSLQLCGVTPVLLGEDDACFKNGPRRRSLISEYEMANLTKNWLIGHDALVELYRVDHELLVGLWKKSEIAFVMASLHYHQLIERSTLGSATTRYTAAPHKVILDDSDPEYGMHSYQLHIDMHSRGNTYMCSTFRSLFCRKDYIRNGYLRLKVISLKNNSQHLPLVEMAGFSWKTDALGGSVQNCFIMDVTVLDDSQKPFWCFSAPVNMELSSKRSTLYEYLGPSYFLKHTDSTGEVYVELVWMEETKEYYIVNLVLYLSTQKVNSWFGTDY, encoded by the exons ATGGCGACAGGACGCGGCTGGATTTTGAGGCAGCACAGCATAGGAATAGGATACCTTCGCCCGGCGGAGCCTGCCTCCTCCAGCGTGGGCCAGGCGCCCTCCCCTCCAGAGCCACCACAGGCTAATCCCCGCTCAGTCCTCGTCGGCGCCCCCGCTTGGGATAG TGCGAAGTTGAAATGCTCACCTATTACAGGTATGCAGCTCTCTAAAATAAAAgagatgcatatttgcatgcgaCACCGAAAGTCTTCTATGAAATCAAATTCTACCATAGGAATAGACAG CATGCCATCAGAGATACTGTTGAAGATATTCTCCTACTTAGATGCTCTGTCCTTGCTGTGTTCTGGCTGTGTGAATAAACAATTTTATCAGCTGTCCAATGACAA TTCGATCTGGTTCAAAATATATTCCAAATGTTTCCCCCCTAAAAGAAAGCTATGGAAGATTGAATCAGTCCAGAAGCCAGCGGTCCCATTGAGCCTTCTTGAGTTAGGATTTTGGAAGAAAGAGTACATTGTGAAAAAAATAGCTGCTGGCAAAGATGATATAATTCAGCTATTGAAGCCCATAAATACTTATACTGGCCTTCCGGTTAAAACTAAAGAAGCCATAAA GATATCTGGTTTGAAATGGGTGATCATACTGAAGGACAAAAATGGAAAGGAACATGTAATGCGTCATAGAGACATCTTTTTTAATGAGACGTCTGTTACTGTATTCTGGTATAGTATACAGTGGCCTTCTTTAGCTTCCTTGTCAAGTTTACAGTTATGTGGAGTGACACCAGTACTTCTAGGTGAGGATGACGCTTGCTTCAAGAATGG TCCTAGGCGCCGTTCCTTAATTTCTGAATATGAGATGGCTAATCTGACTAAAAATTGGTTGATTGGTCATGACGCTCTTGTTGAACTTTACCGTGTTGACCATGAACTCTTGGTGGGACTTTGGAAG AAAAGTGAAATTGCTTTTGTTATGGCAAGTCTTCATTACCATCAGCTCATTGAGAGAAGCACCCTTGGCTCGGCTACAAC gaGGTATACTGCAGCCCCACATAAGGTTATCTTGGATGATAGTGACCCAGAGTATGGCATGCACAGCTATCAGCTGCACATCGACATGCACAGTAGAGGAAATACTTACATGTGTAGCACATTCCGTAGTTTGTTTTGTAGAAAAG ATTACATTAGAAATGGATACTTGAGGCTTAAAGTGATAAGTCTCAAAAATAATTCACAACATCTACCTCTTGTTGAAATGGCTGGTTTCTCATGGAAAACAGATGCACTTGGTGGCAGTGTTCAG AATTGTTTCATTATGGATGTGACTGTTTTGGATGATTCACAAAAGCCGTTTTGGTGTTTTAGTGCCCCAGTCAATATGGAACTCTCTTCAAAACGATCAACCCTCTATGAGTATTTGGGACCCAGCTATTTTCTGAAGCATACTGATTCAACTGGAGAAGTATATGTGGAGCTGGTGTGGATGGAAGAAACAAAAGAATACTATATAGTCAATCTGGTCCTCTATTTGAGCACCCAAAAAGTGAATAGCTGGTTTGGCACAGATTATTGA
- the FBXO15 gene encoding F-box only protein 15 isoform X3, whose amino-acid sequence MQLSKIKEMHICMRHRKSSMKSNSTIGIDSMPSEILLKIFSYLDALSLLCSGCVNKQFYQLSNDNSIWFKIYSKCFPPKRKLWKIESVQKPAVPLSLLELGFWKKEYIVKKIAAGKDDIIQLLKPINTYTGLPVKTKEAIKISGLKWVIILKDKNGKEHVMRHRDIFFNETSVTVFWYSIQWPSLASLSSLQLCGVTPVLLGEDDACFKNGPRRRSLISEYEMANLTKNWLIGHDALVELYRVDHELLVGLWKKSEIAFVMASLHYHQLIERSTLGSATTRYTAAPHKVILDDSDPEYGMHSYQLHIDMHSRGNTYMCSTFRSLFCRKDYIRNGYLRLKVISLKNNSQHLPLVEMAGFSWKTDALGGSVQNCFIMDVTVLDDSQKPFWCFSAPVNMELSSKRSTLYEYLGPSYFLKHTDSTGEVYVELVWMEETKEYYIVNLVLYLSTQKVNSWFGTDY is encoded by the exons ATGCAGCTCTCTAAAATAAAAgagatgcatatttgcatgcgaCACCGAAAGTCTTCTATGAAATCAAATTCTACCATAGGAATAGACAG CATGCCATCAGAGATACTGTTGAAGATATTCTCCTACTTAGATGCTCTGTCCTTGCTGTGTTCTGGCTGTGTGAATAAACAATTTTATCAGCTGTCCAATGACAA TTCGATCTGGTTCAAAATATATTCCAAATGTTTCCCCCCTAAAAGAAAGCTATGGAAGATTGAATCAGTCCAGAAGCCAGCGGTCCCATTGAGCCTTCTTGAGTTAGGATTTTGGAAGAAAGAGTACATTGTGAAAAAAATAGCTGCTGGCAAAGATGATATAATTCAGCTATTGAAGCCCATAAATACTTATACTGGCCTTCCGGTTAAAACTAAAGAAGCCATAAA GATATCTGGTTTGAAATGGGTGATCATACTGAAGGACAAAAATGGAAAGGAACATGTAATGCGTCATAGAGACATCTTTTTTAATGAGACGTCTGTTACTGTATTCTGGTATAGTATACAGTGGCCTTCTTTAGCTTCCTTGTCAAGTTTACAGTTATGTGGAGTGACACCAGTACTTCTAGGTGAGGATGACGCTTGCTTCAAGAATGG TCCTAGGCGCCGTTCCTTAATTTCTGAATATGAGATGGCTAATCTGACTAAAAATTGGTTGATTGGTCATGACGCTCTTGTTGAACTTTACCGTGTTGACCATGAACTCTTGGTGGGACTTTGGAAG AAAAGTGAAATTGCTTTTGTTATGGCAAGTCTTCATTACCATCAGCTCATTGAGAGAAGCACCCTTGGCTCGGCTACAAC gaGGTATACTGCAGCCCCACATAAGGTTATCTTGGATGATAGTGACCCAGAGTATGGCATGCACAGCTATCAGCTGCACATCGACATGCACAGTAGAGGAAATACTTACATGTGTAGCACATTCCGTAGTTTGTTTTGTAGAAAAG ATTACATTAGAAATGGATACTTGAGGCTTAAAGTGATAAGTCTCAAAAATAATTCACAACATCTACCTCTTGTTGAAATGGCTGGTTTCTCATGGAAAACAGATGCACTTGGTGGCAGTGTTCAG AATTGTTTCATTATGGATGTGACTGTTTTGGATGATTCACAAAAGCCGTTTTGGTGTTTTAGTGCCCCAGTCAATATGGAACTCTCTTCAAAACGATCAACCCTCTATGAGTATTTGGGACCCAGCTATTTTCTGAAGCATACTGATTCAACTGGAGAAGTATATGTGGAGCTGGTGTGGATGGAAGAAACAAAAGAATACTATATAGTCAATCTGGTCCTCTATTTGAGCACCCAAAAAGTGAATAGCTGGTTTGGCACAGATTATTGA